A genome region from Tolypothrix sp. PCC 7712 includes the following:
- a CDS encoding tail fiber domain-containing protein, translated as MDVTPENLSVTASLLEDLSDEQLADCVGGCDIQITSSNYRVAQVPLYELPILGETKIKIAFLGISYDPNGSKRYISDRNVKEAVVEADVHSILQGIASLPITTWQYKDQDETIRHIGPMAQDFAATFNVGESDRTINVVDAHGVALAAIQALYQVIQKQDAQINQLQTQLLELKQQIIQ; from the coding sequence ATGGATGTGACCCCTGAAAATTTGAGCGTAACAGCATCTTTGCTTGAAGATTTAAGTGATGAGCAATTAGCAGATTGTGTTGGTGGCTGTGATATTCAGATTACTTCTAGCAACTATCGAGTTGCACAAGTGCCGTTGTATGAACTGCCAATATTAGGAGAAACCAAAATCAAAATCGCCTTTTTAGGCATCTCTTACGATCCTAATGGCTCAAAGCGCTATATAAGCGATCGCAATGTCAAAGAAGCTGTAGTTGAGGCTGATGTCCACAGCATTCTTCAGGGTATTGCCAGTTTACCAATTACCACTTGGCAATACAAAGACCAAGACGAGACAATTCGCCATATTGGCCCGATGGCTCAAGACTTTGCAGCTACTTTCAATGTTGGAGAGAGCGATCGCACTATCAATGTTGTTGATGCTCATGGTGTAGCTTTAGCAGCCATTCAAGCACTTTACCAAGTAATTCAAAAACAAGATGCTCAAATTAATCAATTGCAAACACAGTTACTGGAGTTAAAGCAACAGATTATTCAGTAG